In Gossypium raimondii isolate GPD5lz chromosome 12, ASM2569854v1, whole genome shotgun sequence, a single window of DNA contains:
- the LOC105764293 gene encoding uncharacterized protein LOC105764293 isoform X1: protein MLHPNHKPTIKFLCSYRGKILPRYPDRKLYYHGGETRVLVVDRSISFSELSLKMGEMCGTSVSLRCQLPTEDLDALVSITSDEELAYLIEEYDRLASPASFLKIRAFLGMPKSITKSISLSSSSLSLSSTSSSNSSSSSSTPRSSCGRHIPRTPPVAFPLCSSKKSTTNNIPCYGYRVHHGNHIQIYVRTGNTGNCNSRNAAS from the exons ATGCTCCACCCTAACCATAAACCTACGATCAAATTCCTCTGCAGTTACCGGGGTAAAATCCTTCCACGTTATCCTGACCGTAAACTCTATTATCATGGTGGCGAAACCCGTGTACTCGTCGTTGATCGCTCTATTTCCTTCTCCG AGTTGTCGTTGAAGATGGGGGAGATGTGTGGAACATCGGTGAGTTTACGTTGTCAGTTGCCAACAGAAGACTTGGACGCGCTGGTTTCGATTACTTCCGATGAAGAACTCGCCTACCTCATCGAGGAATACGATCGGTTGGCATCGCCTGCATCCTTTTTAAAGATACGAGCTTTCCTTGGGATGCCAAAATCAATCACAAAATCAATTTCTCTATCATCCTCGTCCTTATCGTTATCATCCacttcatcttcaaattcatcTTCATCGTCATCAACTCCCCGTTCTTCCTGCGGACGTCATATCCCCAGGACTCCCCCCGTCGCTTTCCCTCTTTGCTCCTCCAAGAAATCAACCACAAACAATATTCCTTGCTATGGTTATCGTGTTCATCATGGCAACCATATTCAGATTTACGTTAGAACTGGAAACACTGGCAATTGCAATAGCAGGAACGCAGCATCATAA
- the LOC105764293 gene encoding uncharacterized protein LOC105764293 isoform X2 — translation MLHPNHKPTIKFLCSYRGKILPRYPDRKLYYHGGETRVLVVDRSISFSELSLKMGEMCGTSVSLRCQLPTEDLDALVSITSDEELAYLIEEYDRSIKIFIGAE, via the exons ATGCTCCACCCTAACCATAAACCTACGATCAAATTCCTCTGCAGTTACCGGGGTAAAATCCTTCCACGTTATCCTGACCGTAAACTCTATTATCATGGTGGCGAAACCCGTGTACTCGTCGTTGATCGCTCTATTTCCTTCTCCG AGTTGTCGTTGAAGATGGGGGAGATGTGTGGAACATCGGTGAGTTTACGTTGTCAGTTGCCAACAGAAGACTTGGACGCGCTGGTTTCGATTACTTCCGATGAAGAACTCGCCTACCTCATCGAGGAATACGATCG GTCAATTAAGATATTTATTGGGGCTGAATGA